Proteins found in one Solitalea lacus genomic segment:
- the panD gene encoding aspartate 1-decarboxylase, with amino-acid sequence MLIQVLKSKIHRVKVTQAELHYVGSITIDEDLLDAANMIENEKVQIVNINNGERFETYIIKGERGTGTVCLNGPAARKVQVGDIVIVISYATMDFEEAKKHKPVVVFPDQQNRLIK; translated from the coding sequence ATGTTGATCCAAGTATTAAAGTCTAAAATACACCGGGTTAAAGTAACCCAGGCCGAATTGCATTATGTTGGAAGCATCACTATTGATGAAGATTTGCTAGATGCTGCTAACATGATTGAAAATGAAAAGGTACAAATTGTAAACATCAATAACGGTGAACGTTTTGAGACTTACATTATCAAAGGCGAGCGAGGTACTGGTACAGTTTGTTTAAATGGCCCTGCTGCTCGTAAAGTTCAGGTTGGCGATATTGTTATCGTTATTTCTTATGCCACTATGGATTTTGAAGAAGCCAAGAAGCATAAACCCGTAGTTGTTTTCCCAGATCAGCAAAATCGCTTAATTAAATAA
- the rfaE2 gene encoding D-glycero-beta-D-manno-heptose 1-phosphate adenylyltransferase, translating into MTNNQYIASKVMLKEDLKRKIAIWQFLGEKVVFTNGCFDLLHLGHVDYLSKAADLGQHLVIGLNSDASTKGLKGPTRPIQDEHSRAMILASMGFVDAVVLFDESTPYELIKFLEPDVLVKGSDYTIDQIVGADVVLGKGGEVKTIDYIDGYSTSAIERKIKQQA; encoded by the coding sequence ATGACCAATAATCAATATATCGCATCAAAAGTAATGTTGAAAGAAGATCTTAAGCGTAAAATTGCTATATGGCAGTTTTTAGGGGAAAAGGTGGTCTTTACAAATGGTTGCTTCGATTTATTGCATCTAGGTCATGTTGATTATCTTTCTAAAGCAGCTGATTTAGGGCAACATTTGGTGATAGGTTTAAATTCTGACGCATCTACAAAAGGGTTAAAAGGACCAACCCGTCCCATTCAGGATGAGCATTCGAGAGCGATGATTTTAGCATCGATGGGCTTTGTAGATGCAGTGGTATTGTTTGATGAGTCTACCCCGTATGAATTGATTAAGTTTTTGGAGCCTGATGTTTTGGTGAAAGGCAGTGATTATACTATCGATCAAATTGTTGGTGCCGATGTGGTATTAGGCAAGGGGGGAGAGGTTAAAACAATTGACTACATTGATGGTTACTCTACTTCTGCAATTGAACGTAAAATAAAGCAACAAGCATAG
- a CDS encoding acyl-CoA dehydrogenase produces the protein MHFQLTEEHLMIQKAARDFAQNELKPGVIERDEHQKFPAEQIKKLGELGFLGMMVDPKYGGSGLDAISYVLVMEELSKVDASASVVVSVNNSLVCYGLEQYGSEEQKQKYLVPLAKGEMIGAFCLSEPEAGSDATSQRTTAIDMGDHYLLNGTKNWITNGNSASVYLVIAQTDVAKGHKGINAFIIEKGMPGFTVGPKENKLGIRGSDTHSLMFTDVIVPKENRIGEDGFGFKFAMKTLEGGRIGIASQALGIASGAFELATQYAKERKAFGKPIADHQAIQFKLADMATQIEAARMLCFKAAWLKDQHLPYAQASAMAKLFASETAMKTTVEAVQVHGGYGYVKEYHVERLMRDAKITQIYEGTSEIQRIVISREVLK, from the coding sequence ATGCATTTTCAGCTTACAGAAGAACACCTGATGATACAAAAGGCCGCAAGGGATTTTGCTCAAAATGAGTTAAAACCGGGCGTGATTGAGCGTGACGAACACCAAAAGTTTCCTGCCGAACAAATAAAGAAATTGGGTGAACTTGGTTTCCTCGGAATGATGGTTGATCCTAAATACGGAGGTAGTGGTTTGGATGCTATATCTTATGTGTTGGTTATGGAAGAGCTTTCTAAAGTTGATGCGTCTGCATCTGTGGTTGTTTCTGTAAATAACTCTTTGGTTTGCTACGGTCTTGAACAATACGGTTCCGAAGAACAAAAACAAAAATACCTGGTGCCTTTAGCCAAAGGCGAGATGATTGGAGCCTTTTGTTTATCTGAACCTGAAGCTGGGTCTGATGCTACCTCGCAGCGCACTACTGCTATTGATATGGGCGATCATTACCTGTTAAACGGAACCAAAAACTGGATTACCAATGGTAATAGCGCTTCTGTTTATTTGGTTATCGCTCAAACTGATGTAGCTAAAGGACATAAAGGCATTAATGCGTTTATTATTGAAAAAGGAATGCCTGGCTTTACAGTAGGGCCTAAAGAAAATAAATTAGGCATCAGGGGCTCTGATACCCACTCGTTGATGTTTACAGACGTTATAGTTCCAAAGGAAAACCGAATTGGAGAAGATGGGTTTGGATTTAAGTTTGCTATGAAAACCCTTGAAGGAGGTCGTATTGGTATTGCTTCTCAGGCATTGGGAATTGCATCCGGAGCTTTTGAACTAGCTACTCAATACGCTAAAGAACGTAAAGCATTCGGTAAACCAATTGCTGATCATCAGGCCATTCAGTTCAAGTTGGCAGATATGGCAACTCAGATTGAGGCAGCCCGTATGCTTTGCTTTAAGGCAGCATGGTTAAAGGATCAACACCTGCCATATGCTCAGGCTAGTGCTATGGCCAAATTATTTGCTTCAGAAACGGCTATGAAAACCACTGTGGAAGCTGTTCAGGTACATGGAGGCTATGGTTATGTAAAAGAATACCACGTGGAACGATTAATGCGTGACGCAAAAATTACCCAGATTTACGAAGGTACTTCTGAAATTCAGCGTATTGTAATTAGTCGTGAAGTGTTGAAATAA
- a CDS encoding lysylphosphatidylglycerol synthase transmembrane domain-containing protein produces MNQSIKSVLQYSFFIGLGVAMLYLAFKGQDISLIMLKLKSANFYWVAISAIVTMVAHYVRAVRWNMLIEPLGHKPKSSNTFIAVLVGYAANLAFPRLGEVVRCGTLTKTDKVPMDKLIGTVIVERVVDLLSLIAILVLTVLLQFDRISSFVYDNLLKGIIEKLTGNTSMLIVAVGVSIGLLVLSIIIFKKYKHQVYQSAIGKKIMGLLEGISHGLASIGKLKSSSGFLLYTFLLWVLYLFSTYTMFFALSPTSSLTLLTALFVLTVGSLGMAAPVQGGLGAFHWIVSKGLILYGIAEIDGLAYATISHGTQTLMIIIFGSLGFFSLLFTQKSNIKARSVL; encoded by the coding sequence TTGAATCAAAGCATTAAGTCTGTTTTGCAATACTCATTCTTTATTGGGTTGGGTGTTGCCATGTTATATCTGGCGTTTAAAGGGCAGGATATCTCCCTGATCATGTTGAAGTTAAAGTCAGCCAATTTTTACTGGGTTGCTATTTCTGCCATTGTTACTATGGTGGCACACTATGTAAGGGCCGTACGCTGGAATATGCTTATTGAACCATTGGGGCATAAACCTAAAAGTAGTAATACCTTTATTGCCGTGTTGGTAGGCTATGCCGCAAATTTGGCTTTTCCGCGTTTAGGAGAAGTGGTGCGGTGTGGTACTTTGACCAAAACAGATAAAGTTCCAATGGATAAATTGATTGGGACAGTTATAGTTGAACGGGTGGTCGATTTGCTTTCATTGATAGCTATTTTGGTGCTGACAGTCTTATTACAGTTTGATCGGATAAGTAGCTTCGTTTATGATAACTTGCTTAAAGGCATTATTGAGAAGCTAACGGGCAACACTTCAATGTTGATTGTTGCAGTTGGAGTATCAATTGGATTGTTGGTGTTATCAATAATAATTTTTAAAAAATATAAACATCAGGTCTATCAGTCTGCAATAGGTAAAAAAATAATGGGGCTTTTAGAGGGAATCTCTCATGGACTTGCCAGCATTGGAAAGTTAAAAAGCTCATCAGGGTTTCTTTTGTATACATTCTTATTGTGGGTGCTCTATTTGTTTTCTACTTATACAATGTTTTTTGCATTGTCACCAACATCAAGCTTGACTCTTTTAACGGCTTTGTTTGTGTTAACTGTTGGTAGCTTAGGTATGGCTGCTCCGGTTCAGGGTGGTTTGGGGGCCTTTCATTGGATTGTTTCTAAAGGATTGATTTTATATGGAATTGCAGAAATAGATGGCTTGGCTTATGCAACTATTTCGCATGGAACGCAAACGTTGATGATAATTATCTTCGGATCACTAGGCTTTTTCTCGCTATTGTTTACCCAAAAATCAAATATAAAAGCTCGGTCAGTGTTGTAA
- a CDS encoding M1 family metallopeptidase, translating to MINRKVLVSALSASVALMACSGTKHVQLPEMVISANSNNTLEKTDSLHRNRNYFATYTTINDLINTKLDLKFKWDSAFVYGKAELKLKPYFYPTDSLKLSAKGFKLNEVALLTGASKQPLKYDYDGESIRIKLDRTYKRNEEYTVFLDYVAMPNKRIIKGSKAITEDKGLYFINNDGKDPKKPKQIWSQGETEANSCWFPTIDGPQEKHTQEIALTVDKKYVTLSNGIMTGSKQNSDGTRTDSWKQDKMHSTYLTMIAVGDFAVVKDKWRNVEVNYYVEPEYEKYARLIFGNTPEMLEFYSTKMGVDYPWDKYSQIVVRDFVSGAMENTTATVHFDKLQMTDREHLDEPHEDIICHELFHHWFGDLVTCESWPNLPLNESFATYGEYLWFEHKYGRAEADIKSQMDMMAYLSSKDDASKNLIRFNIDDREKMFDLVSYQKGGRILHMLRKYVGDEAFFTALKNYLTEHKYSTAEVHDLRIAFEKTTGEDLNWFFNQWFLASGHPEVSVASGYNDAEKQVEINVAQLQNFEKSPLYKLPIDVDFYFEDKVERKRIIINQASQKFTFKFDKKPDVVNFDAEKMLLGMKRETKNNQDWVNQFNKASLFMDKIDALSYLEYNSTSPETQEVFKKALTDKAWGVRIFALQALASLPVTSLETFYPLVLNAAKNDEKSYVRATALGVLNQLYKTKNNKVIYHEMLKDKSPLVEETAKNLLEK from the coding sequence ATGATAAATAGAAAAGTACTAGTTTCGGCATTGTCTGCATCTGTAGCGTTGATGGCTTGCTCAGGAACAAAACATGTGCAATTGCCTGAAATGGTAATAAGTGCTAACTCAAACAATACACTTGAAAAAACAGATTCCTTACATCGCAATAGAAATTATTTTGCCACTTATACTACAATAAACGATTTAATTAATACCAAACTCGATCTCAAATTTAAATGGGATAGTGCTTTTGTTTATGGTAAGGCGGAGTTGAAATTAAAACCATATTTCTATCCAACCGACTCATTGAAATTAAGTGCCAAGGGCTTTAAGTTAAATGAGGTTGCTTTGCTTACCGGAGCTTCTAAGCAACCATTGAAATATGATTACGATGGGGAATCAATTCGAATTAAACTAGATCGAACCTATAAGCGTAATGAAGAATACACGGTATTTCTTGATTATGTCGCCATGCCCAATAAGCGCATTATAAAAGGAAGTAAGGCCATTACGGAGGATAAAGGTTTGTACTTTATTAATAATGACGGAAAAGATCCTAAAAAGCCGAAACAAATCTGGTCTCAGGGAGAAACAGAAGCTAACTCTTGTTGGTTTCCAACAATTGACGGTCCCCAGGAGAAACATACGCAAGAAATTGCTTTGACTGTTGATAAGAAGTACGTTACTCTTTCTAATGGAATAATGACTGGCTCTAAGCAGAATTCTGATGGTACCCGAACTGATAGCTGGAAACAAGACAAAATGCATAGTACTTATCTAACCATGATTGCAGTAGGGGATTTTGCTGTGGTAAAAGATAAATGGAGAAACGTTGAAGTAAACTATTACGTTGAACCTGAATATGAGAAATATGCAAGACTGATATTTGGCAACACTCCTGAAATGCTCGAGTTCTATTCAACAAAAATGGGAGTTGATTATCCATGGGACAAGTATTCACAAATAGTTGTTCGTGACTTTGTTTCCGGGGCGATGGAAAACACTACTGCTACGGTTCATTTTGATAAGCTTCAGATGACCGACAGGGAGCATTTGGATGAACCTCATGAAGATATCATTTGTCACGAGTTGTTTCATCATTGGTTTGGGGACTTGGTGACTTGTGAGTCTTGGCCAAATTTGCCATTAAACGAATCCTTTGCCACCTATGGTGAGTATTTATGGTTTGAACATAAATATGGAAGAGCTGAAGCCGATATCAAAAGTCAGATGGATATGATGGCTTACCTGAGTTCTAAAGACGACGCATCCAAAAACCTGATTCGTTTTAATATTGATGATCGTGAGAAAATGTTCGATCTGGTATCCTATCAGAAAGGTGGTCGTATTTTACATATGCTTCGCAAATATGTTGGAGACGAGGCTTTCTTTACAGCCCTAAAGAATTACCTTACTGAACATAAATATTCCACTGCCGAAGTGCATGATTTACGTATTGCTTTCGAGAAAACTACTGGAGAAGATTTGAATTGGTTTTTTAATCAGTGGTTTTTAGCATCGGGACACCCGGAAGTTAGTGTTGCTTCGGGTTATAATGATGCAGAAAAGCAGGTTGAAATAAACGTGGCCCAATTGCAAAACTTTGAAAAGTCTCCACTGTATAAATTGCCTATAGATGTCGATTTTTATTTCGAAGATAAGGTAGAACGCAAGCGGATTATAATCAATCAGGCTTCACAAAAGTTTACTTTTAAATTTGATAAAAAGCCTGATGTAGTAAATTTTGATGCCGAGAAAATGCTCTTAGGGATGAAACGGGAGACTAAAAATAACCAGGATTGGGTAAATCAATTTAATAAAGCCTCACTGTTTATGGATAAGATTGATGCCCTTTCCTACCTTGAGTACAATAGTACTAGTCCGGAAACTCAGGAGGTTTTTAAAAAGGCATTAACAGATAAGGCATGGGGTGTCCGCATTTTTGCATTACAAGCGTTAGCTTCTTTACCTGTAACTTCTTTGGAGACGTTTTATCCGTTGGTTCTAAATGCAGCCAAGAATGATGAAAAATCATATGTTAGGGCAACAGCGCTTGGCGTATTGAATCAACTGTATAAAACAAAGAACAATAAAGTGATATATCATGAAATGTTAAAAGATAAATCACCGCTTGTTGAAGAAACAGCTAAAAACTTGCTTGAGAAATAA
- a CDS encoding peroxiredoxin family protein gives MKYLIGLILTSLLFTGCADNGATMMQNGVWRATLKTESGKEIPFNFNLIHDKKNEPNIEIINGDERLLVDDIIIKDDSVFIKMPFFESEFVGRFEGDAIKGFWIKHLANKDVSMPFIAEPDTYWRFEKSKVKATSNVSGKWAATFADGKDSTIAIGEFVQQDNKLTGTFLTTTGDYRYLEGIVADNDFYLSCFDGSHAYLFTGSINGDKISEGKFYAGLNHVEEWSASRDEKATLPDAYSLAKLKEGQKRLDFAYPNLNKQVISLKDPKFNNKVVIVQLLGSWCPNCMDETKFLADFYKQYKGKGVEIVGLAFERTTDFERSKKSISKFKDRFDVQYDLLVTNKTNEAEQRNEALPMLDRILGFPTTIIIDKNGEVRKIHTGFSGPGTGKHYVDFVKEFTQYINELLAEPQKTAA, from the coding sequence ATGAAGTATTTAATTGGATTGATCCTTACCAGCTTATTGTTTACCGGATGTGCTGATAACGGAGCTACGATGATGCAAAATGGTGTATGGCGTGCAACATTAAAAACAGAATCGGGAAAAGAAATTCCTTTCAATTTTAATTTGATTCATGACAAGAAGAACGAACCTAATATTGAAATTATTAATGGTGACGAACGCTTGCTTGTGGATGACATTATAATAAAGGATGATTCGGTGTTTATTAAAATGCCGTTTTTTGAATCTGAATTTGTGGGCCGATTTGAAGGTGATGCGATTAAGGGGTTTTGGATTAAGCATTTGGCCAATAAGGATGTTTCAATGCCATTCATTGCAGAACCGGATACTTATTGGCGTTTTGAGAAATCAAAAGTGAAAGCTACGAGCAATGTTTCAGGGAAATGGGCTGCTACGTTTGCCGACGGTAAAGACAGCACAATTGCCATTGGAGAGTTTGTTCAACAGGATAATAAATTAACTGGCACCTTTTTAACTACTACAGGTGATTATAGGTACCTTGAAGGTATTGTTGCCGATAATGATTTTTATTTATCATGCTTTGATGGTTCTCATGCTTATTTATTTACAGGATCGATTAATGGAGATAAAATTAGTGAAGGTAAATTTTATGCCGGATTAAATCATGTTGAGGAATGGAGCGCTTCAAGGGATGAAAAGGCCACCTTGCCTGATGCCTATTCTTTAGCCAAGTTAAAGGAGGGCCAAAAACGATTGGATTTTGCATATCCAAACCTTAATAAACAAGTCATTTCTTTAAAAGACCCAAAGTTTAATAACAAAGTAGTTATTGTGCAGCTTCTGGGATCATGGTGCCCTAACTGTATGGATGAAACTAAGTTCCTGGCCGATTTTTATAAACAGTATAAAGGGAAAGGAGTTGAAATAGTTGGATTGGCCTTTGAGCGTACCACTGATTTTGAACGTTCTAAAAAATCAATTTCTAAGTTTAAAGATCGTTTTGATGTGCAGTACGATTTACTGGTAACTAATAAAACCAACGAGGCTGAACAAAGGAATGAGGCCTTGCCAATGCTTGATCGTATTCTTGGGTTTCCTACCACCATTATTATTGATAAAAATGGAGAAGTGCGAAAGATACACACTGGGTTCAGCGGCCCCGGTACCGGCAAGCATTATGTTGACTTTGTTAAGGAGTTTACTCAATACATAAACGAATTATTGGCTGAGCCGCAAAAAACAGCGGCCTGA